The DNA window TTGAAACCCTCATAAGATATTTTAAAAATCATCCGATCATATGGCAAGAAAATGATATAATCTGTAGTTTTAGTTATGGATTTGCTAGTTTTCCAAAGGAAAGTAATGATTATAACGAGTTGGTGAAAATAGGTGATGAACGGATGTATAGGTATAAACAAAAAATAAAAAATAAAAAAATTCAAACCTATTGACATAAAAAATAACGAGCGTTATTATATATAATAATAACGCTCGTTATTTTACTTTTTATGGTTTAAATGGTATATATTTATGTCTGCTAAAGGGGAGTGAGAGAAAGAAAAAAATGATAGATGATGGAAATCCTACAAAACAAAAAATAATGGAAACTTCTTTACAATTATTCTCAAAAAATGGATATAGTGCTACATCTGTACGACAAATCTCTCGTGAAGCAGGATTTAGAGAGAGTGTCATATACAATCATTTTGCAGGAAAGTATGACATATTAAAAAATTTATACTTTATTGAAATAAAATCTGTACGTAAGATCTTTTTAAAAGATATAGATATGAAATGGATGAAAGAAGATCCAAAGAAATTTTTAATGGTGATTGCGGATAAAATTATGATTTATTCTAATGATGAAGATCGAGCTAAATTTTTAAAAATTATTATGATGGAAATGTTTCGAGATCATCAGGCAAAGGAGCTTATCCAAAAGGATGTTTTTGAAAATGGTAAAATAATGCTTGAACATATTTTTTTAAAGATGATGAAGGTAGGGTTAATCAAGGAAAAAAATCCATTGATTCTTGCAAATGAATTTTTAGGTCCTTTGATATTTTTTAATCTAGATCATCTTCTTTCAAATTTTAGTGATAAAAATAGAGAATCTAGAGATGATTTGATAAAATCACACATTGACTTTTTTTGGGAAAATGTGAAGATCGATTAATCTAAGTAATAGGGGGATTAAAGGATGAAAAAAGTTCTCAAAGTAGGACTTGATGTAGGTTCAACAACAGTAAAAATGGTTATATTAGATAAAGGATTTGACGTGCTTTATAAAAAATATGTAAGACATTTTTCAGATATAAAAAATACGGTTGTATCTATGGTAGAGGATGCAAAAGGCGTTTTAGAGGATAATTTTATCACAGCAATGATTACAGGTTCTGGAGGACTCAATATTTCAGAAAAACTTGAGATTCCTTTTATACAAGAAGTGATTGCTTGTACCAATACCATTGAAAATATGATTCCAGATACGGATGTAGCTATAGAGCTTGGTGGAGAAGATGCAAAGATTACCTATCTTGGAGAATCTATTGAACAAAGAATGAATGGAACTTGTGCAGGGGGGACAGGAGCGTTTATCGATCAAATGGCAGCTTTACTCCGAACAGATGCGCAAGGACTGAATGCATTAGCAGGGAAACATAAAATCATCTATCCTATTGCATCTAGATGTGGTGTGTTTGCTAAAACAGATATTCAGCCTCTTTTAAATGAAGGTGCTGCAAAGGAAGATATTGCTGCATCTGTGTTTCAAGCAGTTGTCAATCAAACCATTAGTGGGCTTGCCCAAGGAAGAGCTATTAAAGGAAATATTGCTTTTTTAGGAGGACCACTACATTTTTTATCAGAGCTTAGAAATCGGTTTATAGATACGTTAAAGATAGAGGATAAAAAAGTGATTTTCCCTGAAGATTCCCAGTATTTTGTAGCTATAGGGGCTGCCATTTCTTCTAAAGATGAACAGCCTGTACCTTTTAAGTGTTTATATGAAAAGGTACCAAGAATTTATGCTAAGGGGTATGGAGAAAATAAAAAGATTGCCCCTTTATTTTCAAATGATGTAGAATATAATTTATTCAAAGAAAGACATCGTAAAGCTAAGGTAAAACGAGTAGATTTAAAAACTTATGAAGGAAATGCATACTTAGGAATCGATGCAGGTTCTACTACAACTAAAATTGCTTTAATCGATGAAGATGGAGGACTTTTATATTCTCACTATGGAAGCAATATGGGAAAACCATTAACCTCTACTATTGCTGCATGTAAAGATCTTTATGGGCAGATGAATGAAAAGACAAAGATCGTAAATTCTACTGTAACGGGTTATGGAGAGCATTTAATTAAAGCAGCATTAAAGATTGATTTAGGAGAAATTGAAACGGTAGCCCATTACAAGGCAGCTGAGTTTTTCCTTCCAGGAGTAGATTTTGTATTAGATATTGGTGGACAGGATATGAAGAGTTTAAAAATTCATAATGGTACCATTGATTCTATTATGTTAAATGAAGCTTGTTCTTCAGGCTGTGGTTCTTTTATTGAAACCTTTGCAAATTCATTGAATATGGATGTAGCTTCCTTTGCAAAAGAATCTATTAAGTCTCATAGTCCAGTAGATTTAGGGACTAGATGTACTGTATTTATGAATTCAAGGGTAAAACAGGCACAAAAGGAAAATGTAGATGTAACGGATATTTCAGCAGGAATTTCCATATCTGTTATTAAAAATGCCTTATACAAAGTAATAAGAATGAGGAATCCAAAGGATTTAGGAGAAAAAATAGTTGTACAAGGGGGAACTTTCTATAATGAAGCAGTCCTTCGTGCTCTTGAAAAAATCATTGGAAAAGAAGTGATCAGACCGGATATAGCAGGAATCATGGGTGCATTTGGTGCAGCTTTAGTTGCAAGAGAGCAATTTACAAAGGGATATAAAACCAGTTTATTGAAAGAAAATGAACTTGAGACCTTTAAAACAGAAACATCTATGAAGCGATGTGGATTATGTGGAAATAATTGTTTGATTACCATTAATCATTTTTCTGATGGAAGAGAATATATTTCAGGGAACAGATGTGAAAGAGGAGCAGGGATAGAAAAAGAGGAAAATCTTATTCCAAATCTTTATGAATATAAGTATAAGAGAGTATTTGATTATAAACCTTTATCAAAGGATGAAGCCAAAAGAGGAATCATTGGAATTCCTAGGGTGTTGAATATGTATGAGGATTATCCATTTTGGGCTACCTTTTTTAAAGCATTAGGCTACCAGGTTATTTTATCGGGTCGTTCCTCTAAAAAAATATATGAGTTAGGAATGGAAACCATTCCTTCAGAAAGTGTATGTTATCCTGCAAAGCTTGTTCATGGTCATATGATGGATTTAATGAATAAAGGGGTAAAAAAGATTTTTTATCCATGTATTCCCTATAATAAAAAAGAAGATCTAGATGCAGGAGATCATTATAATTGTCCTGTAGTTACCTCTTATGCAGAGACTATCTATGCCAATATAGATCGTTTAAAAAGTGAAGAGATTGTTTTTTACCATCCATTCCTACCAATAGATGATGAAAAGAGAATGGAAAAGCGGTTAGTAGAAGAATTAAAAGGAGAAAACATTCCAAAGACAGAGATTATAAAAGCTGTAAGAATATCTTACAAGGAGCTTGAACGTTTCCGAGAGGATATAAGAAAAAAAGGGGAAGAGACCTTAAAATATATAGATGAAAATAATATAAAAGGAATTGTCCTAGCAGGAAGACCTTACCATGTAGATCCTGAGATTAATCATGGGATTCCACAGCTTATAAAATCTTTAGGGTTTGCAGTACTATCAGAAGATAGTGTAAGTCATATTAAAAAACCTGAAAGACCTCTTCGGGTGGTAGATCAATGGGTATATCATTCAAGACTTTATGCAGCAGCTACTTTTGTTGCACAGCGTAAAAATATAGAACTGGTTCAGTTAAATAGTTTTGGCTGTGGACTAGATGCTATTACAACAGACCAAATTCAAGAGATATTAGAAAGATACGGAAAAATCTATACCTTATTAAAAATAGATGAGATCAATAATCTTGGAGCTGTAAGAATCCGTATAAGATCTCTCCTAGCAGCTATTAAAGAAAGGGATAAGAGAAACTTTTACCCTAAAAGGCTTTATGAAAATGATGAAAAAGTATTATTTACAAAGGAAATGAAGAAAAATCATACGATTTTAGCTCCTCAAATGTCTCCTATACATTTTCAGTTTTTAGATGTGGGATTTAAAAAGGCAGGATACAATATAGAAATTTTAGGAAAAGTAGGAAAAGGTGCTGTCGATGAGGGACTGACCTATGTACATAATGATGCATGCTATCCAGCTATTATTACTATAGGCCAGATTATGGAAGCTTTAAAATCAGGAAAGTATGATTTGAACAATACTTCTGTTATCATATCCCAAACAGGTGGAGGCTGTCGTGCAACCAATTATATTGCCTTTTTAAGAAAAGCATTAAAGGATGCAGGAATGAAGCAGATTCCTGTGATTTCCATGAATGCATCAGGACTTGAGAAAAATCCAGGTTTTAAATTAAAACCTTCTACATTAGATAATTTAATGATGGGACTTATTTATGGCGATCTTTTAATGAGAGTATTACTTCGGGTTCGCCCTTATGAAAAAATAAAAGGATCAGCCAATAATTTGTATCATACTTGGGTGAAAAAATGCAAAGAAAGCTTAAAAGTGGGTAGGAAAAAAGACTTCAAAGAAAATATTAAAAGAATTGTTGAAGATTTTGATGGATTAGAGATTCATGAGGATTTAGTAAAACCAAGAGTAGGTGTAGTAGGAGAAATTCTTGTGAAATTCCATCCAGATGCCAATAATCATGTAGTAGATTTCTTAGAAAGTGAAGGGGCAGAAGCGGTGGTACCAGATCTTACGGACTTTTTATTATATTGTGCATATGATCGTAAAACACAATATGAAAAGTTATCAGGAAATTTTCTATCTATGATTTTTGGAAATATTGCTATAAGAGGAATCGAAAGCTATCGAAAGGATATGAGAAGGGTGCTACATGAAAGTAAAAGATTTGAAGCACCAAAAGAAATTGAGGAACTAGCCCATGCTGCAAAAAGTCATTTATCCCTTTGTAACCAAACAGGAGAAGGATGGTTCTTAACAGCAGAAATGATAGAGCTCATTGAAAGTGGTACAAAAAATATTCTTTGTCTTCAACCCTTTGCGTGTTTACCAAACCATATAACAGGAAAGGGAATGATCAAAGAACTAAGAAGAAGCTATCCAAAAGCGAATATTGCACCTATAGATTATGATCCAGGGGCTAGTGAAGTAAATCAGATCAATCGTATAAAATTGATGCTTTCAGTAGCTTTTAAAAACTTAGAAAAAGAAGAAAGTTATGCATAATAAAAGGGGCTGTCTCAAAATAACGAGATAGCCTCTTTTGCACGTTAAAGGATATAAAATTTTAAAAGAAAGTTTTAAAAATTTATTTTCTAAAAAAGTAAATATTTATTTTTATAATACAATATATCCTTGTCTTTTTTTCGTTTCAATAAAATCCTTTAATCCAATGTTAGTCAGCTTTTTTCGCAAACGATTAATATTTACAGTTAAAGTATTATCATCTACAAAGCTCTCGTCCTCCCAAAGGCTTCTCATAATCTTTTCTCTGCTGACTACCTTTCCGTTGTTTTTCATCAATATATGAAGAATCTTAAATTCATTTTTTGTAAGTTCTAATTTTTCTTCATTATAATTTAAAATATTATCATTTAAGTTAAGGACTACTCCATTGTGCTCAAGAACACTTACTTCAGTATTTGAATAAGAATAGGTTCTTCTCAAAAGGGCATTGACCTTTGCCATAAGAACATCTAAGGAGAAAGGTTTTTGTACAAAATCATCTCCTCCCATATTTACAGCCATAATGATATCCATATTTGTATTTCTTGAGGAGACGAAGATAATAGGAACCTTTGATACTTCTCTCATTTTATTGCACCAGTAAAATCCATCAAAGGAAGGAAGGTTAATATCCATTAAAACCAAATGGGGATCGTATTGTATAAATGTATTGAATGTTTCAGAAAAATCTTCTATACACAATCCGTCAAATCCCCACTTTTTTATATTTTCTAAAATGATTTCTCTGATTTTTACCTCATCTTCAACAATTAATATTTTAAACATTAAAAATTCCTCATTTCTAATCGGTTTTATTTATTAGGTCTATTATATAATATTTTTTGTGAAAGGAATAAATATTATTATAATTTCGTATGAAGATACCATGAGTTTATACATAAATAATGAAAGGGTAAAACACGTATGAAATAATTTCATATAAGAAAAAAGTTTGATTTTTTGACAAATCATGCTATAATATTACTAAAATTAAAAATAATGTAAAGAAATGTTGTTTTTGAAATGTATGTAAAATGATAAACATCTCATAGTTATGAAAAGAGCAAACTAATTGAAAGATTAGGACGCAAAGTATAGAGTCTAAAGTATAATTTAGTTGATGAGTTATACCATGATTGTCTAACTGCCATGATGCTTTGATATTATGGCAGTTTTTGTGTTTTTGAAAAAAATTTAAAAATCGATAAAGGGGGATTAGAAATTTATGAAAGCACATAAACAAAAAAATAAAAGCAATAAAATAAAATATAAAATTATGGCTTCCATTGTGCTAAGTGGACTGATCATTGTATTGTTAACAGCATTTATTGATGTAAGGGCTATAAAAGCACAAAACAATAATGAAATGAAATTAATTGAGGAAAAATCTCTTCAAGACTATAATCAAATGATTAAAGATGATGTAAATATAGCATTAGGGATGATGCAATATTATTATGATTTGAATCAACAAGGCGTATTAGAGGAAAAAGAAGCAAAGAACCGTGCAATAGAGGCAGTGAAAAGATTAAGATATGGAAAAGATGATCAAGGATATTTTTGGATAGATGATACACAAGGAAACTTGATAGGACATCCTATGCTTCCTAAAAAAGAAGGAACCAATAGAATTCATATTCAAGATCCCAATGGGGTAAAATTAATTGCTGAAATTATTGATACAGCTAAAAAAAATACAGATGGTGGATTTGTGGACTTTATGTGGGAAAAACCTGAAAATGTAGGAACTGGAGAATTAAGTCCTAAAAGAGCTTATTCTAAATTATTTAAACCTTGGGGATATATTATTAGTACTGGAAATTACATAGATGATATTCATGCTTCTATCAATTCTCAAAAACTTTTCCTCGAAAAGGAATTGGAAAAGAATATAAAAACGAAAATCATACTAGCAGGTGTGTTTATAATAGGATTAGTTTGTATGAGTTTATTTTTAAGTAATAGAATCTCAAAACCTATTATCAAAATGACAAAAAATATTGGAAAAGACGAAAATGGACAAATTAAAATAAATCATCTAGAAATTCATACAAAGGATGAAATAGGATATTTAGCAGTATCTATCAATGAAATGACAAAGCAAGTGAAGGATTTTTTGAAGGAAACACAAGAGGATACAGAATTATTGAATGAGAATATAACAAAAGAAGATGAATTATTATTGAACGTGAATGAAGCCATACATAGCAATACCAACGAAATTTCTATGATAAATGAAGAAATTCATTTAGCAGCAGCATCTATTGAAAAAATAGATGAAACATTGTACGAAGTGCAAAAGGCTTTGATGGAAATTGCACAAAAAACGGAAGAAACAACATCAGTAACTATAGAAGTGAATGAGAGAGCCAATCGTTTGAAAAATGCATCTTTAGAATCAGAAAAAAATACCAAGAACGTTTATGAAGAGGTTAAATACAATGTAGAAAAAGCATTAAAGGAAATCGAAACGGTCAATGAAATCAATGTATTAACAGAAAAAATAAATGGGATAGCAGAACAAACAAATCTGCTTTCTCTAAATGCATCTATTCAGGCAGCAAGTAGTGGAAGTAATGGCAGTGCTTTTTCAGTTGTTGCCAATGAAATACATAAATTATCAGATAGTGCAAAAGAGACTGCTAAAAATATACAATTAATTACTGGTAAAATTGTTAATACAGTGAATTATCTAGGGGATAGTACACTAAAGATTATCAATTTTGTTGATCAGGATATATTACCTCAATACAATGAAATGGTAATGGCGGCAGATTCTTATTCTAAGGATGCAGAAAATATTCATTATGCAATGGCAGAGTTGAATGCTACTTTTGAAGAACTAACAGCATCTTCAAATGAAATATTAGAAAAAAGTAATATAGCAACTGAAAATCTAGTAGATACGACTAAAAGTATGAATCATATAGATCATCAAAATAGAAAGACTTTAGACCGTATAGTAGAGATCAAACAAAATTCTGGTGATAATTTAAAGAAAATAGCTAGTTTGAAGGAAGTTATAGAGAAATTTAAGCTGTAGTGATAAAAGGAAATAAGACTGATGATAGTCTTATTTTTTTTTGAACCCTTTTTATAAACTTTTATGATGGAGAGTGCTTAAGAATTTGTCAGATTGTTTATTTCATGATTGATGGCATGTAATGATTCTATTTCTTTCTTTTGTACTTTTAATAGGAGTTCTTTTATTTCAATTTCATCAGCAGAGAGCTTTTGGAGATTTCTTTCTAAATCTTGTAGGATATGCAATTGATGAGATCTTTTATTTCTTAAATTATTTAAAAGTTCTTCTTTATAGGTACACAAAAAAATCCCTCCTTTAAAAAATATATAGTCTTTAAGGTTGATAGCGACTCTATATAATACTAGAGAAAAATATAAATTATGCATTGGAAAATAAAAAAAGTAAAAGAAAGATGAAAGGAAATAGAGATTTTATAAGGGGTTTATTATTTAATAATAAAACATTATCGTTTTTCAATAAAAATATATTGAAATACATTTTATATCATGATAATATAGAACCGTAAAATAATAAAAGGAGGCTTGTCTATGAAGTATTATGGAAAAGGATCTTTAACAAGTGGTCTAAAGATTCTATTAAATATTTTATTAATGATTGGAGTGGTTATGTTTTTTTATTTATCTATAAAAGTACTATCCACTAATGATCTTGAAATCAGTATATTTCGAAAAAGTATCATCTATAGTTTGTTTGTAATAGGAAGTATATCTTTGATGCTGATTATTTTTCATTTAAGAAAAATTTTAGAGTCTCTTATTCATGTGAACCCATTCATAAGAGAAAATGCAAAAAGACTAAGAAATATTGCTATAGAATGCTTTATTATTACGGGATGCTATCTCATAAACTTTTTTATCAATCCCAAATATGTAGATTTTAATCTTATCACTATCGATATGAAAGGTGTTCATACGGATATGGAGTTTTTTATATTTTTCTTTTCAGGATGTTTTATTTTAGTATTATCAAAAGTTTTTCAGCAGGCTGTTGAAGTAAAAGAAGAAAATGATTTTACCATTTAGAGGAGGGCGTTATGGGGATTATTGTAAATTTAGATGTGATGATGGCAAAGAGAAAAATCTCCCTTACAGAGCTTGCA is part of the Crassaminicella profunda genome and encodes:
- a CDS encoding TetR/AcrR family transcriptional regulator, producing the protein MIDDGNPTKQKIMETSLQLFSKNGYSATSVRQISREAGFRESVIYNHFAGKYDILKNLYFIEIKSVRKIFLKDIDMKWMKEDPKKFLMVIADKIMIYSNDEDRAKFLKIIMMEMFRDHQAKELIQKDVFENGKIMLEHIFLKMMKVGLIKEKNPLILANEFLGPLIFFNLDHLLSNFSDKNRESRDDLIKSHIDFFWENVKID
- a CDS encoding 2-hydroxyacyl-CoA dehydratase; the encoded protein is MKKVLKVGLDVGSTTVKMVILDKGFDVLYKKYVRHFSDIKNTVVSMVEDAKGVLEDNFITAMITGSGGLNISEKLEIPFIQEVIACTNTIENMIPDTDVAIELGGEDAKITYLGESIEQRMNGTCAGGTGAFIDQMAALLRTDAQGLNALAGKHKIIYPIASRCGVFAKTDIQPLLNEGAAKEDIAASVFQAVVNQTISGLAQGRAIKGNIAFLGGPLHFLSELRNRFIDTLKIEDKKVIFPEDSQYFVAIGAAISSKDEQPVPFKCLYEKVPRIYAKGYGENKKIAPLFSNDVEYNLFKERHRKAKVKRVDLKTYEGNAYLGIDAGSTTTKIALIDEDGGLLYSHYGSNMGKPLTSTIAACKDLYGQMNEKTKIVNSTVTGYGEHLIKAALKIDLGEIETVAHYKAAEFFLPGVDFVLDIGGQDMKSLKIHNGTIDSIMLNEACSSGCGSFIETFANSLNMDVASFAKESIKSHSPVDLGTRCTVFMNSRVKQAQKENVDVTDISAGISISVIKNALYKVIRMRNPKDLGEKIVVQGGTFYNEAVLRALEKIIGKEVIRPDIAGIMGAFGAALVAREQFTKGYKTSLLKENELETFKTETSMKRCGLCGNNCLITINHFSDGREYISGNRCERGAGIEKEENLIPNLYEYKYKRVFDYKPLSKDEAKRGIIGIPRVLNMYEDYPFWATFFKALGYQVILSGRSSKKIYELGMETIPSESVCYPAKLVHGHMMDLMNKGVKKIFYPCIPYNKKEDLDAGDHYNCPVVTSYAETIYANIDRLKSEEIVFYHPFLPIDDEKRMEKRLVEELKGENIPKTEIIKAVRISYKELERFREDIRKKGEETLKYIDENNIKGIVLAGRPYHVDPEINHGIPQLIKSLGFAVLSEDSVSHIKKPERPLRVVDQWVYHSRLYAAATFVAQRKNIELVQLNSFGCGLDAITTDQIQEILERYGKIYTLLKIDEINNLGAVRIRIRSLLAAIKERDKRNFYPKRLYENDEKVLFTKEMKKNHTILAPQMSPIHFQFLDVGFKKAGYNIEILGKVGKGAVDEGLTYVHNDACYPAIITIGQIMEALKSGKYDLNNTSVIISQTGGGCRATNYIAFLRKALKDAGMKQIPVISMNASGLEKNPGFKLKPSTLDNLMMGLIYGDLLMRVLLRVRPYEKIKGSANNLYHTWVKKCKESLKVGRKKDFKENIKRIVEDFDGLEIHEDLVKPRVGVVGEILVKFHPDANNHVVDFLESEGAEAVVPDLTDFLLYCAYDRKTQYEKLSGNFLSMIFGNIAIRGIESYRKDMRRVLHESKRFEAPKEIEELAHAAKSHLSLCNQTGEGWFLTAEMIELIESGTKNILCLQPFACLPNHITGKGMIKELRRSYPKANIAPIDYDPGASEVNQINRIKLMLSVAFKNLEKEESYA
- a CDS encoding response regulator transcription factor; this encodes MFKILIVEDEVKIREIILENIKKWGFDGLCIEDFSETFNTFIQYDPHLVLMDINLPSFDGFYWCNKMREVSKVPIIFVSSRNTNMDIIMAVNMGGDDFVQKPFSLDVLMAKVNALLRRTYSYSNTEVSVLEHNGVVLNLNDNILNYNEEKLELTKNEFKILHILMKNNGKVVSREKIMRSLWEDESFVDDNTLTVNINRLRKKLTNIGLKDFIETKKRQGYIVL
- a CDS encoding methyl-accepting chemotaxis protein; this translates as MKAHKQKNKSNKIKYKIMASIVLSGLIIVLLTAFIDVRAIKAQNNNEMKLIEEKSLQDYNQMIKDDVNIALGMMQYYYDLNQQGVLEEKEAKNRAIEAVKRLRYGKDDQGYFWIDDTQGNLIGHPMLPKKEGTNRIHIQDPNGVKLIAEIIDTAKKNTDGGFVDFMWEKPENVGTGELSPKRAYSKLFKPWGYIISTGNYIDDIHASINSQKLFLEKELEKNIKTKIILAGVFIIGLVCMSLFLSNRISKPIIKMTKNIGKDENGQIKINHLEIHTKDEIGYLAVSINEMTKQVKDFLKETQEDTELLNENITKEDELLLNVNEAIHSNTNEISMINEEIHLAAASIEKIDETLYEVQKALMEIAQKTEETTSVTIEVNERANRLKNASLESEKNTKNVYEEVKYNVEKALKEIETVNEINVLTEKINGIAEQTNLLSLNASIQAASSGSNGSAFSVVANEIHKLSDSAKETAKNIQLITGKIVNTVNYLGDSTLKIINFVDQDILPQYNEMVMAADSYSKDAENIHYAMAELNATFEELTASSNEILEKSNIATENLVDTTKSMNHIDHQNRKTLDRIVEIKQNSGDNLKKIASLKEVIEKFKL
- a CDS encoding DUF2975 domain-containing protein, producing MKYYGKGSLTSGLKILLNILLMIGVVMFFYLSIKVLSTNDLEISIFRKSIIYSLFVIGSISLMLIIFHLRKILESLIHVNPFIRENAKRLRNIAIECFIITGCYLINFFINPKYVDFNLITIDMKGVHTDMEFFIFFFSGCFILVLSKVFQQAVEVKEENDFTI